The Nycticebus coucang isolate mNycCou1 chromosome 15, mNycCou1.pri, whole genome shotgun sequence genome has a segment encoding these proteins:
- the MRPS31 gene encoding 28S ribosomal protein S31, mitochondrial — MLPRVSALLPLLPLSRHPLSSGSPEASTAAFVLLAAPHRTVRTKNNIQRYFGTSSVIHSKKDEQPVPTSEISNETSESQDSIKENRKKDLLGIIKSMKVELSTVNVQTTKPPKRRPLKSLGTTIGRLQRTTEHTKKRNETLNPELVAAASAVADSLPFNKQMTKSELLRQLQQHEEDSRAQKDGGRPKISFSNIVSDMKVARSATARVNTRPEHQIQFDEGPDSYTGQEKTTNLRKRRDLFKGKRLNIFDSKAFTGEAPETDTSPSLWDVEFAKQLATITEQPFQNGFEEMIQWTREGKLWEFPVNNEAGFDDDGSEFHEHIFLDKYLEDFPKQGPVRHFMELVTCGLSKNPYLSVKQKVEHIEWFRNYFNEKRDILK; from the exons ATGCTTCCAAGGGTCTCCGCGCTCCTGCCACTTCTCCCCCTTTCCCGCCACCCTTTGTCTTCTGGAAGCCCGGAGGCATCGACGGCTGCGTTTGTGCTGCTCGCTGCTCCGCACAGAACGGTCAG gacaaaaaataatattcaaagatATTTTGGCACTAGCAGTGTGATCCATAGCAAGAAAGATGAGCAGCCTGTTCCAACCAGTGAGATTTCCAACGAGACTTCAGAGAGCCAAGACAGTAtaaaggaaaataggaaaaaagactTGTTAGGTATTATTAAAAGCATGAAAGTTGAATTAAGCACAGTGAATGTACAGACCACAAAGCCACCCAAGAGAAGACCTCTTAAAAGTTTGGGGACTACAATTGGCAGGCTTCAGAGAACTACAGAACATACCAAGAAGAG aaatgagACCCTGAATCCTGAGCTGGTGGCAGCTGCATCTGCTGTTGCAGATTCCCTCCCTTTTAACAAGCAGATGACCAAGTCAGAACTGCTTAGACAGCTCCAACAGCATGAGGAGGACTCAAGggcacagaaagatggagggagACCTAAAATTAG TTTTAGTAACATAGTATCAGATATGAAAGTTGCCAGATCGGCTACAGCCAGAGTTAATACAAGACCAGAGCATCAGATCCAATTTGATGAAGGACCTGACAGTTATACTGGCCAAGAGAAGACCACTAATCTTAGAAAAAG GAGAGATTTATTCAAGGGGAAGAGACTTAATATTTTTGACAGTAAGGCATTTACTGGAGAAGCGCCTGAAACAG ACACGTCACCTTCACTTTGGGATGTGGAATTTGCTAAGCAGTTAGCCACAATAACTGAGCAGCCTTTTCAGAATGGGTTTGAAGAGATGATCCAGTGGACTAGAGAGGGGAAGCTGTGGGAATTCCCTGTCAACAACGAAGCAG GTTTCGATGATGATGGTTCAGAATTTCATGAACATATATTTCTGGATAAATACCTGGAGGATTTCCCAAAACAAGGACCAGTTCGCCACTTCATGGAGCTGGTGACATGTGGCCTTTCCAAAAACCCATATCTGAGTGTTAAACAGAAGGTTGAGCACATAGAGtggtttagaaattattttaatgagaaaaggGATATTTTAAAGTAA
- the LOC128566512 gene encoding guanine nucleotide-binding protein G(s) subunit alpha-like: KGYFFLFSVGPTPASPWLSQPHELLADGRSLRPALAPCAALSARVRAPAPAASVGCLGNSETQDQRKEKTQREAEEKIKQQLQKDEHVYRARHRLLLLGAGESGKSTIVKQMRILRVNGFDGEGSEEDPQAARSNSDGILYPWMMATSSRLFPVTICMLELPHLRNF; the protein is encoded by the coding sequence aagggatatttttttcttttctcggTCGGACCCACACCAGCCTCCCCTTGGCTCAGTCAGCCCCATGAGCTCCTAGCTGATGGGCGGAGTCTGCGCCCGGCCCTCGCGCCCTGTGCTGCCCTCTCCGCCCGCGTGAGGGCGCCCGCGCCCGCCGCCTCCGTGGGCTGCCTCGGAAACAGTGAAACCCAAGACCAGCGCAAGGAGAAGACCCAGCGTGAGGCCGAAGAAAAGATCAAGCAGCAGCTGCAGAAGGACGAGCACGTTTACCGGGCCAGGCACCGCCTGCTGCTGCTGGGCGCTGGAGAATCTGGTAAAAGCACCATTGTGAAGCAAATGAGGATCCTGCGTGTTAATGGGTTTGATGGAGAGGGCAGCGAAGAAGACCCGCAGGCTGCAAGGAGCAACAGCGATGGAATATTGTATCCCTGGATGATGGCTACATCTTCCCGCCTCTTTCCTGTCACAATTTGCATGCTGGAATTGCCCCATCTTAGGAACTTCTAA